A single genomic interval of bacterium harbors:
- the orn gene encoding oligoribonuclease, protein MENRSLLLWIDLEMTGLDSHTDVILEVAALLTTFNGMELIDNPVHGIIYQTDGALKKMNEWVKNQHQKSGLTEQVLQSKISIGSIDEQIAHLLQRHNCEKQSVLLCGNSVWQDRAFIIKYMPLTAGFLHYRIIDVSTIKELIRRWYPENETAIFIKKESHRAVDDILESIAELRHYKKHFFLT, encoded by the coding sequence ATGGAAAACAGATCTCTTTTATTGTGGATAGACCTTGAAATGACAGGATTAGATAGTCATACCGATGTGATTTTGGAGGTCGCAGCTTTATTGACCACATTTAATGGTATGGAATTAATTGACAATCCAGTTCATGGCATTATCTATCAAACAGATGGCGCCTTAAAAAAGATGAATGAATGGGTCAAAAACCAACATCAAAAAAGTGGATTGACTGAACAGGTTTTGCAGTCTAAAATTTCGATTGGGTCTATTGATGAGCAAATTGCTCATTTATTGCAACGCCATAACTGTGAAAAGCAGTCTGTCCTTTTATGTGGTAACTCTGTCTGGCAAGATCGAGCATTTATTATAAAATATATGCCATTAACTGCTGGATTTTTGCATTATCGTATTATCGATGTATCAACCATAAAAGAACTTATCAGAAGATGGTATCCTGAAAATGAAACTGCGATCTTTATTAAAAAAGAGAGTCATCGAGCGGTGGACGATATTTTGGAATCTATTGCAGAATTACGACATTATAAAAAGCATTTTTTTCTTACATAG
- a CDS encoding serine hydroxymethyltransferase has protein sequence MLAKTDFEIFSLIQKEEQRQQNTLTLIASENYASKAVMAATGSCLTNKYAEGYPTKRYYAGCEIVDKIESIAIERCKKLFGVAHANVQPHAGSQANMAAYHAVLKPGDTILGMNLASGGHLTHGHPVNFSGTWYHAVQYGVNKDTEQFDFHEIAQLADQHRPKLIIVGASAYSRTIDFTQFKKIADSVGALLLADIAHIAGLVATNHHPTPVGYADIITSTTHKTLRGPRGGIIMSNAAHAESIDKTIIPGMQGGPLLHSIAAKAVGFSEALTPAFTEYQKQVILNAQAMAQAFNQKGYRIVADGTDNHLFIIDLRSKNITGKAAQLMLERAGIVVNKNCIPFDPEKPWIASGIRIGTPAITTRGMKENEAVLITELVDMIISAKGADHATNIVSEKINTLCTDYPIPD, from the coding sequence ATGCTTGCAAAAACAGATTTTGAGATCTTTTCACTCATTCAAAAAGAAGAACAACGTCAACAGAATACACTCACACTCATTGCTTCTGAAAACTATGCGTCAAAAGCTGTCATGGCTGCAACCGGATCATGTTTAACAAACAAATATGCTGAAGGATATCCAACAAAAAGATATTACGCAGGCTGCGAGATTGTCGACAAAATCGAAAGCATTGCAATCGAGCGATGCAAAAAACTGTTTGGCGTCGCTCACGCAAATGTACAGCCGCATGCAGGATCTCAGGCAAACATGGCAGCATATCACGCAGTACTCAAACCTGGAGATACCATTCTTGGCATGAACCTTGCTTCTGGCGGCCATCTGACCCATGGACATCCGGTAAATTTTTCAGGGACTTGGTATCACGCAGTGCAATATGGCGTGAATAAAGACACAGAGCAGTTCGATTTTCACGAGATTGCACAACTAGCAGACCAGCACAGACCAAAACTTATCATCGTCGGCGCGTCTGCGTACAGTCGAACCATCGATTTTACACAGTTCAAAAAGATCGCCGATTCTGTTGGCGCACTTTTGTTAGCAGATATTGCACACATTGCAGGGCTGGTCGCAACAAACCATCATCCAACGCCGGTAGGCTACGCAGATATCATCACGAGCACGACACATAAAACATTGCGTGGACCACGCGGTGGCATTATCATGAGCAACGCTGCGCATGCCGAAAGCATTGACAAAACGATCATTCCCGGCATGCAAGGTGGACCTTTGCTTCACAGCATTGCTGCCAAAGCAGTCGGATTTTCAGAAGCACTTACACCAGCATTTACAGAGTACCAAAAACAGGTGATTCTAAATGCGCAAGCCATGGCACAAGCATTTAATCAAAAAGGCTACAGAATTGTGGCCGACGGCACCGACAATCATCTGTTTATTATCGATTTACGCTCCAAAAATATCACAGGAAAGGCTGCACAACTTATGCTTGAAAGGGCAGGCATTGTCGTCAATAAAAACTGCATACCGTTCGACCCAGAAAAGCCATGGATTGCCAGTGGCATTCGCATCGGCACACCGGCAATTACCACACGCGGCATGAAAGAAAACGAAGCTGTGCTGATTACAGAACTTGTCGATATGATTATTTCAGCCAAAGGTGCTGATCATGCAACAAACATAGTTTCTGAAAAAATAAACACACTGTGTACGGACTATCCCATTCCAGATTAG
- a CDS encoding RNA methyltransferase — MKQTNKVEGELIFGIHPVIEAVKAKKRKIISFYTTKPEPKGWQDIQSAIEGKHIPIQYVDRSVLTRMADSTDHQGVIAWVGKFPFKKNIFEPSKHPLILMLDGIQDPRNVGAIIRSAYCTAFNGIVLIKRGGSPLTATALKSSAGLAEHIDIFMANSVIEAATLLKKAGYTLYMATFDGQNALSVEFQKPLCLVIGGEGVGISRSILKEGLHVTLPQKTADISYNASVAAGLLTFLVATKAGSIK, encoded by the coding sequence ATGAAACAGACAAACAAAGTTGAAGGTGAATTAATTTTTGGCATTCATCCAGTGATTGAAGCAGTTAAAGCAAAAAAAAGAAAAATAATATCTTTTTATACGACAAAACCTGAACCAAAAGGCTGGCAGGATATCCAAAGCGCGATTGAGGGAAAACATATTCCCATTCAATATGTTGATCGTTCCGTCCTGACCAGAATGGCAGATAGTACCGATCATCAAGGCGTAATCGCCTGGGTTGGCAAGTTCCCATTTAAGAAAAATATATTTGAGCCATCCAAACACCCGTTAATTCTGATGCTTGACGGCATCCAGGATCCGCGCAATGTTGGCGCAATCATCAGATCTGCGTACTGCACCGCTTTTAATGGAATTGTACTGATCAAACGAGGTGGGAGCCCACTGACGGCAACGGCACTGAAATCATCGGCTGGGCTTGCCGAACATATCGATATTTTTATGGCAAATTCGGTAATTGAAGCAGCGACCTTGCTCAAAAAGGCAGGTTACACGCTTTATATGGCCACGTTTGACGGTCAGAATGCGTTGTCGGTTGAGTTTCAAAAACCTCTGTGCTTGGTCATTGGTGGTGAAGGAGTGGGCATCAGTAGGTCGATTCTAAAAGAAGGTTTACATGTGACTTTGCCTCAAAAAACAGCAGATATTTCCTACAATGCATCAGTTGCCGCTGGTCTTCTCACGTTTTTGGTTGCAACCAAAGCGGGGTCTATAAAATAG
- a CDS encoding RNA methyltransferase — MKQSYISSTSHPLIKEITHLQQSAFRRQKRWFVAEGLRVVQSFLHAGYQPLYLFCQEYVCSVEIERLCDHHETIFVSEHVLHKMSSCKTPSGILAVFDQSSSDFENSTTPALVLAQVSDPGNMGTLLRTAAACGLKTAIVVEGVDPWSSKVIQASAGSIAHLSVYELAWQELVLYAKKQEITLHALVVDGAPDLCTVQNQFLIVGNEAHGIPKEWQQECDIRTTIVMPGKTESLNAAVAGSIALYNSFVRR, encoded by the coding sequence ATGAAACAGAGTTATATTTCTTCCACTTCACATCCGTTAATCAAAGAGATTACACATCTTCAACAGTCAGCTTTTCGCAGGCAAAAAAGGTGGTTTGTTGCAGAGGGCCTCAGAGTTGTTCAATCATTTTTGCATGCGGGCTATCAGCCACTTTATCTGTTTTGCCAAGAATATGTGTGTTCTGTTGAAATTGAAAGACTGTGTGATCATCACGAAACTATTTTTGTTTCTGAGCATGTACTACATAAAATGAGTAGTTGCAAAACGCCAAGTGGTATTTTGGCGGTCTTTGATCAGTCATCATCTGACTTTGAAAATAGTACAACTCCCGCACTTGTGCTTGCACAGGTATCAGATCCGGGAAATATGGGGACCTTGCTCAGAACAGCTGCCGCATGTGGACTAAAAACAGCCATCGTGGTGGAAGGTGTCGATCCATGGTCAAGCAAAGTAATTCAGGCATCCGCAGGCTCCATTGCCCACCTTTCAGTATATGAGCTTGCATGGCAGGAGCTTGTTTTGTATGCAAAAAAACAGGAAATTACGTTACATGCGCTTGTAGTTGACGGTGCACCTGACCTATGTACTGTTCAGAATCAATTTTTGATTGTGGGAAATGAAGCACATGGCATCCCAAAAGAGTGGCAGCAGGAGTGTGATATTCGCACTACCATTGTCATGCCAGGAAAAACTGAGAGTTTGAATGCAGCAGTAGCAGGCTCAATAGCCTTATACAACAGTTTTGTACGTCGATAA
- a CDS encoding tRNA-guanosine(34) transglycosylase, which produces MFSFERLYQSKKSKARVGRIHTPHGIIDTPSFVAVGTNAALKALDSKMVDALGVQLMFCNTYHLLLHPGAQVVEAAGGLHRFMNRSMPLITDSGGFQVFSLMYGGVHDELKSSGQKKNGNMVLKVTEEGVKFRSYRNGDILQLTPESTVVAQKQLGADIIIPLDELPPYHIDPVKLERSLHRTHRWEKRSLTEHLKNRNGQAMYSVVHGGLDRAMRTASAQFLTNLPFDGHAIGGSLGKTKQQMFDMLDYVVDLLPAEKPNHLLGIADLDSIEGIVMRGIDTFDSSYPTKCARHGLLFTFSGTQKIEKTIFKTDFGPLEKGCVCYTCQNYTAAYLHHLFKAHEMTGYTLATIHNIAHMVERLKRIREAILDDRI; this is translated from the coding sequence ATGTTTTCATTTGAACGTTTATATCAGTCAAAAAAATCAAAAGCACGAGTAGGCAGAATTCATACGCCTCATGGAATCATTGACACGCCATCATTTGTTGCCGTTGGTACGAATGCAGCGTTAAAAGCGTTGGACTCAAAGATGGTTGATGCGCTTGGCGTGCAGCTGATGTTTTGTAACACCTACCATCTTCTGTTGCATCCGGGTGCTCAGGTGGTTGAAGCTGCCGGTGGGCTGCACAGATTCATGAACAGGTCGATGCCATTGATTACAGATTCTGGTGGATTTCAGGTATTTAGCCTGATGTACGGTGGTGTGCACGATGAACTGAAAAGTAGTGGGCAGAAAAAAAACGGAAACATGGTTTTGAAGGTCACTGAAGAGGGTGTTAAGTTCCGATCCTATCGAAATGGCGATATTCTTCAGCTCACCCCAGAATCGACTGTGGTTGCGCAAAAACAGCTTGGTGCAGATATCATTATTCCACTTGACGAACTACCACCATATCATATTGATCCAGTCAAACTCGAAAGATCATTACATCGAACACATCGATGGGAAAAACGATCGTTGACTGAGCATCTGAAAAACAGAAACGGCCAGGCAATGTATTCGGTGGTGCATGGTGGACTTGATCGTGCAATGCGCACCGCAAGTGCACAGTTTTTGACCAATCTGCCATTTGATGGCCATGCAATTGGCGGCAGCCTTGGAAAAACAAAACAGCAGATGTTTGATATGCTGGATTATGTGGTCGATCTTTTGCCAGCTGAAAAGCCGAACCATCTTCTGGGTATTGCAGACCTTGATTCAATTGAGGGTATTGTGATGCGTGGCATCGACACATTTGACAGCTCATATCCGACAAAATGCGCACGGCACGGCCTGTTATTTACCTTTTCGGGTACACAAAAAATTGAAAAAACTATCTTTAAAACGGATTTTGGACCATTAGAAAAAGGATGCGTCTGTTATACATGCCAAAACTATACCGCCGCATATCTGCATCATCTTTTTAAAGCACATGAGATGACTGGATATACGCTGGCAACTATTCATAATATTGCACACATGGTTGAACGGTTAAAACGAATCAGAGAAGCTATTTTGGACGATCGAATATGA
- a CDS encoding winged helix-turn-helix domain-containing protein yields the protein MLKKTERDEIGKFLNETVPSDHGYTAEFWSTVILSDLIQRKYGVLYKSKKPFYILFQEAQFSFHKPGQVYEKRSKEKVVTWKKASAPKLQEAFQDQNTVILCEDAIVLNGRCQIL from the coding sequence TTGTTAAAAAAAACAGAGAGAGATGAGATTGGCAAGTTTTTAAATGAAACAGTGCCGAGCGATCATGGGTATACTGCAGAATTTTGGAGCACTGTTATTCTCAGTGATCTGATACAAAGAAAATATGGCGTGCTATACAAGTCAAAAAAGCCATTTTATATCCTTTTTCAAGAAGCACAGTTTAGCTTTCATAAACCAGGACAAGTATATGAAAAACGAAGTAAAGAAAAAGTAGTTACATGGAAAAAAGCGTCGGCACCGAAGTTGCAAGAGGCTTTCCAAGACCAAAATACCGTCATTTTGTGTGAAGATGCGATAGTTTTGAATGGTCGATGCCAAATATTATAA
- a CDS encoding protein serine/threonine phosphatase 2C family protein, whose translation MFFCILLAFIFFMVHYAPVNGLEIRAITFNGFKPEQQDSYVTCKNHNETFVAGIFDGHGSYGAKVSETLKTIAPGILNACENLETKSIEEAFTTIANNLERQLGTNILAKSGSTAVVVLQDMDYFYIAHCGDARAVWGFQKQDQTFDHRNRNIGDPNKIPPGTLEITRKGGILTITKTFGDLDFKKYGLHHTPSIIKIKKTDFPTLLLGCDGVFDYASKQYNEYDEQTFNNEELWTIVQLNSEKLELRMLRLAAQVILSDQNFQDAKQDPAKFLPKEALHAQSNFIDTLFANYILYPMLLIQNWYKFRGIEKYANKRSAADFQTEDELRTFVQNWSWLLHDNTTAMVIKVKPGATIVDVQELNLEPQTSILLSFLMLAVVGYGFYTWHQNR comes from the coding sequence ATGTTCTTCTGCATCCTGCTTGCTTTCATTTTTTTCATGGTACATTATGCGCCAGTTAATGGATTGGAAATAAGAGCAATAACATTCAACGGCTTTAAACCTGAACAGCAAGATAGCTATGTAACTTGCAAAAATCATAATGAAACCTTTGTTGCTGGTATTTTTGATGGACATGGAAGTTATGGTGCAAAAGTATCAGAAACTTTAAAGACTATTGCACCTGGCATATTGAATGCCTGTGAAAATCTAGAAACAAAATCGATTGAAGAAGCTTTTACAACAATTGCTAACAACCTAGAACGACAACTTGGTACAAACATACTTGCAAAATCAGGATCGACAGCTGTGGTGGTATTGCAAGATATGGACTATTTTTACATCGCCCATTGTGGCGATGCTCGTGCCGTCTGGGGCTTTCAAAAGCAAGACCAAACATTCGATCATAGAAACAGAAATATAGGTGACCCTAATAAAATCCCTCCTGGAACGCTCGAGATTACGAGAAAAGGCGGAATATTGACAATTACCAAAACATTCGGCGATCTAGATTTTAAAAAATACGGTCTTCACCATACTCCTTCAATTATAAAAATCAAAAAAACAGACTTTCCTACACTTTTACTTGGATGCGACGGTGTTTTTGACTATGCAAGCAAACAATATAATGAATACGACGAACAAACTTTTAACAATGAGGAATTATGGACAATTGTTCAACTAAACTCAGAAAAACTTGAGCTTCGAATGCTACGACTTGCAGCACAGGTTATATTGTCTGATCAAAACTTTCAGGATGCCAAACAAGATCCAGCTAAGTTTTTACCAAAAGAAGCTTTACACGCGCAAAGCAATTTTATTGACACATTGTTTGCAAACTACATACTTTACCCGATGCTTCTGATCCAAAATTGGTACAAATTCCGGGGAATTGAAAAATACGCTAATAAAAGGAGTGCGGCAGATTTTCAAACAGAAGACGAACTCAGAACGTTTGTTCAAAATTGGAGCTGGTTGCTGCATGACAATACCACCGCCATGGTCATTAAGGTAAAGCCAGGAGCTACAATCGTCGATGTCCAAGAACTGAACCTTGAACCTCAAACATCTATCTTGCTGAGCTTTTTAATGCTTGCTGTCGTCGGATACGGCTTTTACACATGGCACCAGAATAGATAA
- a CDS encoding penicillin-binding protein 2, protein MFYATERTRIILITILFILFYVLLIGRLYVLQMVNHDFYVALAEKQYQVTVILPASRGLIFDRHNIPLALNNEAISAFIIPEKINNENRLCHYLKQELPRTYELLQDNKQKKFMYLSRHINDEQKKVFEAFPEVHFLKEPARLYLHSSCATVVGLTDVDNQGVSGIEFGMQETLAGKATIQQFEKDAKSDFFHSNTIDVQGGYAGQNIYLTIDSTLQFLITKKLKKHCKKNLCSQAGVVVLDPANGDILTMSSYADQAELQMKNNCISNAYEFGSVCKIFAALAAVEEKVVTVDELIDCKNTKTARLDGRTVNTWKAHGLLSFKEVVAMSNNIGIAQVAKRLDVLLYKHYKQLGFAKNLDIPLPAKQRGTITHPANWSKQSLISLSYGYEVSATLLHLACAFLPIAHDGYKVKPRLLLNVPIKIGKKLYHSETITTIKDILRETTERGTARKARIKGYDVLCKTGSAHLLVDGRYSMDDNIYSCLGMVEKNGYQRVIAVYVQKNGPGQKDTFASTMAAPLFETVAETVLLYDRIL, encoded by the coding sequence ATGTTCTATGCAACTGAAAGAACAAGAATTATTCTTATTACCATACTTTTTATTCTCTTTTATGTTCTTTTAATTGGTAGGTTATATGTGCTACAGATGGTAAATCATGATTTTTATGTAGCGTTAGCAGAAAAGCAGTATCAGGTTACGGTGATACTGCCAGCATCCAGAGGTTTAATTTTTGACAGACATAACATACCGCTTGCTTTAAATAACGAAGCCATTTCTGCATTCATCATTCCTGAAAAAATTAATAACGAGAATCGCTTGTGTCATTATCTGAAGCAAGAATTACCAAGGACTTATGAATTATTACAGGATAATAAACAGAAAAAATTTATGTATCTCAGTCGACATATCAATGATGAGCAGAAAAAGGTTTTTGAAGCGTTTCCTGAAGTTCATTTTCTGAAAGAGCCCGCACGTCTCTATTTGCATTCCAGTTGTGCGACTGTCGTTGGGTTGACGGATGTGGATAATCAAGGTGTGAGTGGCATTGAGTTTGGCATGCAAGAGACATTGGCTGGAAAGGCGACCATACAGCAGTTTGAAAAGGATGCAAAATCCGATTTTTTCCATTCTAATACAATTGATGTGCAAGGTGGATATGCCGGTCAAAATATATATTTGACGATTGATAGTACATTACAGTTTTTAATCACAAAAAAGTTAAAAAAACATTGTAAAAAAAATCTATGCAGTCAAGCAGGTGTGGTTGTTTTAGATCCGGCCAATGGCGATATTTTGACCATGAGTAGTTATGCTGATCAAGCTGAATTGCAGATGAAAAATAACTGTATTTCTAATGCGTATGAGTTTGGATCGGTATGTAAAATTTTTGCGGCTCTTGCAGCAGTTGAAGAAAAAGTAGTAACTGTCGATGAGTTAATTGATTGTAAAAATACAAAAACTGCAAGGCTTGATGGCCGCACGGTTAACACATGGAAAGCACATGGCCTTTTAAGTTTTAAAGAGGTAGTTGCAATGTCGAATAACATTGGTATTGCACAGGTTGCAAAAAGACTTGACGTGCTTTTATACAAACATTATAAACAGCTTGGTTTTGCAAAAAATCTTGATATCCCATTGCCTGCAAAACAACGTGGTACAATAACGCATCCTGCCAACTGGTCAAAGCAGTCACTTATATCATTGTCATATGGATACGAAGTATCGGCAACCTTGCTCCATCTTGCCTGTGCGTTTCTGCCTATTGCTCACGATGGGTACAAAGTCAAGCCACGTCTTCTTTTGAACGTGCCAATCAAAATTGGCAAAAAATTATATCATTCAGAAACAATTACGACAATCAAGGATATTTTACGTGAAACAACCGAGCGCGGCACGGCGCGTAAAGCCCGCATAAAAGGCTATGATGTGTTATGCAAAACGGGAAGTGCGCATCTGCTTGTTGATGGCCGTTATTCGATGGATGACAATATCTATTCCTGTCTTGGCATGGTTGAAAAAAATGGATATCAACGAGTGATTGCTGTGTATGTTCAAAAAAATGGTCCAGGACAGAAAGATACCTTTGCGTCTACCATGGCTGCCCCCCTTTTTGAAACAGTTGCAGAAACAGTACTGTTATACGACCGAATTTTGTAA
- a CDS encoding MCE family protein, giving the protein MQGNIETRVGIFVLLALCVFVYMGFKIGSFRIDRGSHNQYTLFFKDISGLSRKAEVKIAGVKVGWVDEVALLAQNDQGTVARASVMIKKEFDLYENATALVRQDGLLGPKFIEIIPGSPYTQKLDPNSILKIPAIEQASVDEIMRQFKHIATNIEQVTDALKNSLAGVQGETNLKQVMSNIDTTFKHLSSATDTIATAVKRNENQLDNIFAIGSRFTELTDTLQKNIFPSFQQSIEKISEVFDRDFDRIATHLSTTASSIEGVTTEAKDGVGKMTSIVQKIDNGKGLLGKLINEDEMYNDLRSAVTGVKSYVNRMERIEIVFDTHFESMHRSAENYQFEDSKGYVDVRVHPQEDHFYLIQLASSQKGFIDRKEKIKRFIDNELQTINPDILDLTDGDRVRSVLRKEKTTLSRNSLKIGLQFGKIFGDISIRGGLFEGTAGVGLDIELPFSTEKFRWITSFEMFDMRGWNRIDDQRPHLKWFNKMYFMRNLYVTFGADDFISKHNATGFVGGGISFADDDIKYLLGSFSSVVGFN; this is encoded by the coding sequence GTGCAAGGCAATATTGAAACGCGTGTCGGTATTTTCGTTTTGCTTGCTCTGTGCGTATTTGTGTACATGGGGTTTAAAATAGGAAGCTTTCGTATTGATCGAGGTTCACACAATCAGTATACGCTATTTTTCAAAGACATCTCCGGTTTATCACGTAAAGCTGAAGTTAAAATTGCGGGAGTTAAAGTAGGTTGGGTTGATGAAGTCGCTCTTTTGGCACAAAATGACCAAGGAACGGTTGCTCGTGCATCAGTTATGATAAAAAAAGAGTTTGATCTTTATGAAAACGCGACTGCACTCGTAAGACAAGATGGGCTGTTGGGGCCAAAATTTATTGAAATTATACCGGGAAGTCCGTATACACAAAAACTCGATCCAAACAGTATCTTGAAGATTCCGGCAATTGAACAAGCGTCTGTCGATGAAATTATGCGACAGTTTAAGCATATTGCAACCAATATCGAACAGGTAACGGATGCATTAAAAAATTCACTCGCTGGTGTTCAGGGGGAGACAAATCTAAAGCAGGTAATGAGTAATATAGATACGACCTTCAAACATCTTTCTTCAGCAACCGATACTATCGCAACTGCGGTAAAAAGAAATGAAAATCAGCTCGACAATATCTTTGCAATCGGTAGCCGGTTTACTGAGTTAACTGACACGTTGCAGAAAAATATTTTCCCCAGTTTTCAGCAAAGTATAGAAAAGATTTCAGAGGTATTTGATCGTGATTTTGATCGTATTGCGACCCATTTGAGTACGACGGCTTCAAGTATTGAGGGAGTGACTACTGAAGCAAAAGATGGTGTCGGAAAAATGACATCTATTGTTCAAAAAATCGATAACGGAAAAGGTCTTTTAGGAAAATTAATCAATGAAGATGAGATGTATAATGATTTACGTTCTGCAGTTACCGGTGTAAAATCATATGTAAACAGAATGGAACGAATTGAGATCGTTTTTGATACACACTTTGAATCAATGCATAGGAGCGCAGAAAACTATCAGTTTGAAGATTCAAAAGGTTATGTTGATGTGCGAGTTCACCCTCAAGAAGATCATTTTTATCTTATTCAGTTAGCAAGTTCACAAAAAGGTTTTATTGATCGCAAAGAAAAAATTAAACGATTTATTGATAATGAGCTACAAACAATTAATCCTGATATTTTAGATTTAACTGATGGCGACCGTGTCCGCTCCGTATTGAGGAAAGAAAAGACAACGTTAAGCCGGAACAGCCTTAAAATAGGCCTACAATTTGGCAAAATATTTGGTGATATCTCAATCCGTGGCGGGTTATTTGAAGGCACTGCGGGTGTTGGTCTTGATATTGAATTACCCTTTTCTACCGAAAAATTCCGTTGGATTACTAGTTTTGAAATGTTTGATATGCGCGGGTGGAACAGAATTGATGATCAACGACCCCATTTGAAATGGTTTAATAAGATGTATTTTATGCGTAATTTATATGTAACCTTTGGCGCAGATGATTTTATCTCAAAACATAATGCTACCGGATTTGTAGGTGGCGGAATCTCTTTTGCTGATGATGATATCAAGTATTTATTAGGCAGCTTCTCGTCTGTTGTTGGGTTCAATTAA
- a CDS encoding CDP-archaeol synthase, translated as MNNVYTRIFTALLLCVCFYVSYLVPLFFDIFLTIIIFFIAFYEWPLLAKNKAFMWLIFFIYPVFPVIRLFILNKSLHRDHMFLLCILVGAFDTGSYIFGKLFGYRKLLPSISPGKTWEGLAGGLISIIATHQVYLLVTGKIMYGDSFYFSIGIVLYIAVTALVGDLFVSFFKRTVSVKDTGAILPGHGGFLDRFDGLFFTLLPWYLALLLPIISWFVVSKKQQPSI; from the coding sequence ATGAATAATGTGTATACAAGAATTTTCACTGCGTTACTGCTTTGTGTCTGTTTTTATGTAAGTTACCTTGTACCTCTTTTTTTCGATATCTTTTTGACCATTATCATCTTTTTTATTGCTTTCTATGAATGGCCATTACTTGCAAAAAATAAGGCCTTTATGTGGCTCATTTTTTTTATATATCCTGTTTTTCCTGTTATTCGCCTCTTTATTCTCAATAAAAGTCTCCATCGTGATCATATGTTTTTGCTCTGTATACTCGTTGGAGCTTTTGATACAGGATCATATATTTTTGGCAAACTTTTTGGCTATCGTAAACTTTTACCATCTATCAGTCCTGGCAAAACGTGGGAGGGACTTGCTGGTGGGCTTATTTCTATTATAGCAACACATCAGGTATATCTGTTGGTTACTGGTAAAATTATGTATGGAGATTCGTTCTATTTTTCTATCGGGATTGTACTTTATATTGCAGTAACAGCTCTTGTTGGCGATCTTTTTGTTTCTTTTTTTAAACGAACTGTTTCTGTTAAGGATACTGGGGCCATCCTACCTGGACACGGCGGTTTTTTGGATAGATTTGATGGACTTTTTTTTACCTTGCTTCCATGGTATTTAGCTTTATTATTACCTATAATCAGCTGGTTTGTTGTATCAAAAAAACAGCAACCATCCATTTAA
- a CDS encoding YraN family protein codes for MIQVKANKKSFGNWAEKVVCIYLQKQGFKVLVTNYRRPFGEIDVIAQTNDLLVFVEVKARTDTKLIRPTELILASKKKKIINTAKDYLMYYDCINDFTIRFDVALVEGSMKHYSVTYIANAFQDE; via the coding sequence ATGATACAAGTAAAAGCTAATAAAAAGAGTTTTGGGAACTGGGCTGAAAAAGTAGTCTGTATCTATTTACAAAAACAGGGATTCAAAGTACTCGTTACCAACTATCGACGACCATTTGGCGAAATAGATGTCATAGCACAAACAAATGATCTCCTCGTGTTTGTCGAAGTTAAAGCACGAACAGATACAAAGTTAATCAGACCTACCGAGCTTATTCTTGCAAGCAAAAAGAAAAAAATTATCAACACAGCCAAGGACTACCTTATGTATTATGATTGTATTAATGATTTCACCATACGTTTTGATGTTGCATTAGTTGAAGGATCGATGAAACACTATTCTGTTACTTATATTGCGAATGCATTTCAAGATGAATAA